AAACCCATTCCCAtttattcttctcttttctttctctccgAACTACCATTCCATTTCCTAGCTCCTTATACAAGCACATAACCTCATTGTTCCATGCACATTTGGTGTTTATCCAGCTTCCATTGCTTCCTCCGACAAGTTTTCTTCCCAACTCATTTGGCACCTTCTCAACCAGCACCCACATATCTCCATCTCTACACTCCCAAACACAGGCGTCTTCACCACATACGCCGCCTACTATTGTTAGCCTTCCATTTCGAGATGTGAGTGCAGCAAATTCAAGTCTATCAGCCATTGGCACCTGCAATTCCCTGCAATTGTTTGAGTCAACATCAAAGCCCATCACACTAAATGCCCTTGCCGAGGTTATCCAATACAGAGTCCCATTAGAGTACACACTCTCATTATGAGTCCAGACTGTTAACCTCACAGCAAATTCTACTGGCAGTGATCCTACGATTTGCCATGAGTCGTTTCTCGAGTCATACATTTCCAACTTTGATTCATATGTGGTGCCACCTTGTGGTGCCATGGACATTCCCCCAGCTACATACACCTTGAAGTCTGGAATCTGAGAGTCTTGGCTTGTGTTTTGTATCACAACTCCCACAGCTGGATTAGTTCTAATGATGTTTGGCCATGGAAGATACCGAAATTGGGTAGTGAATGGATTGCATAGGATCAATTGTAGAACAACTGAACTTAtagatcttaaaaaaagaagacTACCAACTGTTGCAATTGGTTTAACTAAATCAGGAAGGAACTCAAGTGAGAGCTTATGCCAATTGTCAAGAATTGGATTATGAGCAAAACATAGCTTGTGTGCTCGCAATGGCAAGGCTATGAACCATGAAGGATGACACTGCGATGGAATTGGCTCAGTGTTCAAAGGGCAAGTATCGATGCACTCATGCCAATGCTTACAAGCTGATCTAGCTCTTGCCAAAGAATCTGGAGATAGGAAGGAGAAGATGTTGGCAAGGAGATCAAAAGGAAGACTACTCCACATGGTTGATGAAAAGAGAGAAGTTTTTTCATCAAAAGGTTAGTAAATTGTATATGTGCAATGTAGCCACAACTTATGATTGAAATGCAATTATTCAAGGTGAATTATTGAAATGAATGATATATGTGCATCGGAATGTGTGGCCTGCCACTTGAACTATGATCTGTGTGGTCTGACCCACATGGGAatctcatttatttatttgtttcttttctgAATCAGGCATTTTGGTTGCTTTTTGATGCATACATATAGAAAACTTTGGTCCTTACAAGAGCCCAAAGGGCAATTGTATGTCTTTGACATGCACATAAGATATCTCTGCTACTTTCTGCTTTAAAACCAATCCCACCTCATACCCTTTGAGAAGAAAAATTTGTTCTTGTTTCtgtgtttttccttttttttttaccacGGTTATGCGGTTCCTACTTAGAACTCAATGACACAGCTTCCTTTAGAACATATCATGTTCAAGTAAGGTCTTAGTTATGCGGTTTTAATCTTTATCGGTTGcctttattttataatatcTAAAAATATGTATCTTTGATAAACGAAAACCAAATTAATACGTAACTACAACAAGTTTAGATTGGATTTTGATGTTGATGTTGTGATTATCCTTTGATTATCTTTGGCTTGTTGACGCTTCTTTCCTACCATGTTTCGTTTATTTATTGGCAAGGTTGGCTGAATTGAATATGAGATGATTCAACTTTGTTGCACTAATAttgtttattataattattaatctATAGCCCACATTTAAAGTCATTTTTTGACTGAGTTTACTTTACAActtttttattatattcatcctttttctattcttatctCCTAAATCCTAAcgagaaagaaaataaatatatatctatatatattttgaatttgCTTAGGATTCTTTTGCAGGTTGGTTAAAAAAGGTTTGTCCGTACGTTCTAGCTGTGATTTGTAATTTTCCCTCTAAATTACGAAGTACAGaactttatttgtttttatgcAAATTTGTCTTTGAGCTGCAAAATGCAATGGAGAGGACCCTACCATGTTTTGTCTACTTCCTAGTTGAGGTTAAGAAAACGTGTACTATAGCAATTGTATTATTAAGCTTTCGTCCAAAAATTTTCATTGATATTTGTATATTGTCATAGCCTTAACATCAACTCGATACGAGTGGTAAAATCTACCAaacataaggaaaaaaaaaaatgaaatgtccgtataaataatagaattaatttgtttaaaatacttatttactggttaaaatttttgttttgatCGAGTTTTTCTAGAATTATTCTtcaatattgatatttctaccTAAATGTTTTCCAAGTTTTGACCTTGATATTTTTATCGACATCGATATTGTTGAAATAATTAAGACATTTTATACATATATGTAAAAGTGGATATTAATAGTTTATCAAATGTATATCAACTGTATCAGAATCGAGTGTGTATCAATAAAGTGTATGTCAAGTGTGTTAGGGGTATCAAGTATGTCATGTTGGTTTGACTTTTTTTTGTTGTCATTTTTGCAAAAGTAAGTATGTGTATAATGTGAGTTGAATTTTTTAGACTTATTTTGTCATACATGCAAGAAGtctatatattaattattatatctcaaaattcaatttggtatttttcttattattttgccactttttacgatgaaacttaaaaaatttcttctagttcggaataattttttttggacCAATTACAACTTGCTAAGatatttatcaaaataaaaacataattataaataatcaaatttaaGACTAATTAAAAGGTAATATgtgttcaaaaaaaaaattgaaaacaaaagttCGACGAGTTGTTATAATACTATGTGTTTTCATGTTTACCGTTAAATTAGATTAATTATTCTAGTTTAactaaatattattatttagacTAAAGTGCAATTGAATTCacaaataaacttaattttaaaagaatattaaatAGAGAAATTCTATTCATTCGTAAggtttataaaattttaatcgAGAGAGAACGAAAGAATTCTTCCAACTCAACTTTTGAAACTTCATCTGTACTTAGAATATCGTTTCTTCAAATAGTAGCATTAGTAAATAATTCATCTCACTATATTTGGAAACGTTCAAAAGGTGGGgagaaatatatatttgaaaaattcTATAGGGATTGTATACAATAAATTAGTATTTAAAACATTATTAAAAATGGTATCAaacacaaatttgaaaaaataaataaaaatggaatCTTTTGTTTCGAAACTTCTTCCTTGAAGTCGCTCACCAAAATCCTGATCCACGTTTGTTTTATCATCTCTTTTCCggtgggaaaaagaaaaatggacgATCTACATTCTACGGGGATCTTCACCATAATTCGGATAAATGCTGTCTGGAACCACGACACTCTGTCGAAGTGGACAAGTTACTAAATTTATGTGAGAATGGTTGCTGTTGTTCTAACAACAAAGATTCCTCCCACTTCCACTTGCTTCAGCTCCTACTTCCCCATCCATTTCTGAATGATTTCTTTTCCCAAGACCCTCAAATACAAGAGATTGTTTgtatttcctcttcttcttgcCATTAttgatctttcttctttttatctcttGGTCTTTTTTGCTTTGATCTTGAGAGGAAGATAATTGGGTTTTGTTTTAGGGATTGATATTCAGTTTTCCCTCCATTTTGAGTGCCAGAGAGGGGGTTTCCTCCTGTTTTGTTTGCTGATATTGCAGGTAATTTCATTATTCAATTGACCCAATAATGAGTTTGTTGTTCTTGTGATGGGAAATTGTTGACTGGGTTTCTTATTGTTGAAACCCAGATGTTTTTGAGGATTGACAATGACTTTCCAGCTTTTAAGTAGTCAATCTTGTATATCTGCTTATGTAAATACTCGTAGAATTCAGCTACAATGGAGGTTGAATCCTGTTCAGGCTTTACCACCATCAACTCTATTGCACACTGATGAAAGCGAACATTTTCCAGAATCTAAAAAGACTTCTGGGTTCAGCTCAGTATTGAAAACGAATAAAGATTCAACTGGTATTTTGCTAAGTCAATCAAATACAGTGGGTATATTAGGAGGATCTTCTGTGAATTCTACTGTAAACTTCTTGGGAAAATTAGTTAAATGGAGTACCAAAGATGGAGAATCTCAATCTGGTCTCCCTTTTGTTCTTTGCTCTGATCCAACTCTTAGTAACGAGCTCCAAGTGTTTGATAAAAGTTCTCATCCAGTTCTCAACTACAAGAGTGAGGATTTAGGATTGGACTCTGAGTTAGTAGTGGAGAGTCTGAAGAGAAAGAGAACTTTTCTCGAGAATTCAGGTGCTCGTTGCATTGTTATGCCTTGTCACATCTCTCATTTATGGTATGAAGATGTTTCAAAAGGGTGTCCTGTTACCTTCCTTCACATGGCTGATTGTGTTGCTAGAGAGCTCAAGGAAGCGAAGTTGAAGCCACTCGAAGCTGGGAGTCCCTTAAGGATCGGAGTTCTTGCAACGAATGCAATTTTAAGTGCAGGGTATTATCAGGAGAAACTGCAGAATGAAGTAGGCATCTCTTCATTGTTTTTGAACTTCATACTTCATATCTTGAAGATTTTATTCCCGTTTTTGAGTCATTTTAACCAAAATGGAATCATCCCtgaatatatgtatatatgcaGGGATTTGAGGTGGTTCTTCCAGACAAAGCAACTATGGAACATACTGTAATTCCTGCAATTGAGGCTCTAAACAGAAAAGACATCGAAGGGGCAAGGAATTTACTAAGAATTGCACTTCAAGTTCTTCTGGTGAGGGCTGTCAACTCTGTCATCCTTGCCTCTGATGATATAAAGGATATTTTGCCCTTGGACGATCCCCTTCTTAAGAGATGCATTGACCCAATGGACGCATTAGCAAGGTCCACAATCAATTGGGCACAATGTGCTGAATAAGGTATTTGGTCCTAATCTTCTTCCTGTTACACTTTTCAAGATCTCAATTTGTTGTAAATTTGTTTATCCTCAGAACTTTGCAAAAAAAAAACCTATCAGAAAATATGTTTAAAGTTAGCATTGTTTTAAATTGTCGAGTTATGAATCATGTACGAGATAGGTAGAATTGCTTGATCTACATGACCTCTCTCGCATTTCATAGCAGAAGGAAGACCATTAATCAAGTAGAATTAGAAATATGGAAATTATTTGAATACTGGTATACTGATGTTCTCCTTGTTAGTATCAGCCTGCAATTTACTTCTCATTTAGGTAATTACTATTCGTTTATGAAAAGGTTATGACCCTATATACAGTTAAAAAGGACATTTTGGCTCTTCCATTTTTCTCAATCTTATTGTCTTATTGGTTTCCTCATAAAGGAACTCTCTCCGGGCCTTCAGGTTTACCTTGGCAACCAGCTCTTTTATGTCGGGTTGCGCTTGACAATAAGGTGATATGGCTCATCACATTTTTCATTTAGACATCATGAGTCCATGGAAAAGATAGGAACCAAGCTCATCAAGTGATGTAAATAGATCAGTGGGGAAAAAGTGTTTGATGATGATCGTGATAGTAGTCTTAGTAGATGCACGTTCTGTTTCTTTCTTCCCCCCACCCCCTcccagattttttttttcctaatccAATAAAACGATCAcctaaaaaatgattaaaaaaaaattaagatgtGTGGCTGAGATTTTAGTGAAATGAATTGCTGTTTACTTCATCTTCTCACCCTATTAATAGAATCATTTCGAGTAACGTGGACTGTGATTGACACATATCATTATAGACAGTTTGTTGAGAATTATTGTACTCAGAAAGTCGAAAGTTTGCAGTTGGGGTTCCCTCATGAAGTGGAATGTTTTGTGGTAATGGTAAGATGGAGGTAGGGTGCAACATGACTTTAATCGAACTGCACAGTTGTGGagcatctttttctcttttcccaATACTACGTGAGCACTCCATGATAGCTTAGACATACCTTGATTAATCTTATGAAACTACATGTATGACCTTGTGACATTTGGATACAAGAAAACTGATTAGGTAGATGGCTACATTGGATTAAATTCATTCTGTCTAATATCCACTATTCCATTATCGTACCCTTATGAGTATGATCTTTTGACCATTATGCCAATCCATGATGATAAAATTGTGGTCATCTTTGATTTTTGTTCTGTGTTTCTTCTCCAGCAATATCAAATGCACATATGTTTTTTTATCACATGAGCAACGTTTTACTGGATGGATCAGGCTAATGCCGAAAACCAAGGTTACTTTGCTTGCactttttctcttctccctttCAGAGGTTACATGGCTGGTGGTTTGGTTAAAGTTTAGAGGATGATTTGGCTTGTGATTTTTATTAATCTAGGTATGTGAAGCCTGAAGTTGGAAATCCTCAAATTTGTGTTACTTATGGTTGGGTTGTGAAGAAGGATGAGTAACAAAAATTGAAGTTTGTATACTCCATGTTCGATCGGTGTGCTTTTTTTACCAACATCTTAGTCGATGGTAAATGTTTTATACGTTCGCATTAGTAATCTATGTACTAAATACAAGCTTTACAAAAGATTTTTGGCTACTTCTGAAAAAATTCTAAttaaaaatggaagaaagaaaaaatcattGCAGCTAAACTTGTATCGGTTTCTTGTTTAGTTCAATATTCAATACACTAATCCACATTGCCTCGTGCGGCATTTTTGGTCGGTAACATCCCTGTGTTGCTCTATGCTCTATGATCTTGTATCTTTGAATCAAAAGAGCCATTGAATCATAAATTAGCCCACTCGAATTCATACAGTTTAGCTAGGCGAATCAAACTCTTGGTGAATTTCTGTAGTCAAATACTTAAATTTAGGACCTCTTACTTTGCCTTAGTTGCTAgaaatatcttttttctttctttttttgagaAAGAAACTGCTTGGAACATCAATTTCCATGCTTAGATGGGCAGAATAATTAATCAAAATTGACCTAACTTTAAAActaatagtttattttttctttccaacCCTAACTGCCCCTAAAGTAACAAACAAAAGCTTAAAAaagtgtttttcttttcatggtAAAGGCACTTTggtaaataaaattatatttgggaCCCCCCGCCCCATAAATTAAAAGGCCTACCTTTATACAAAGTAGCTAACTTAATTAGTTGgataaattattacaaaatcAGGTATGTTTGTAATTTAAAGCTGTTtgtgttttgttctttttttaatttttcattgtCTTCTTTGATGTTAATCAGTAATACTTTTTTTTCAAccaatttatttaaaatgagtttaaaatttaaacaattacaTGTTTAGTTAGATATTTTTATAAGTGTTTATCTACGTAATTTTCTTATTAAAGTCTAGTTTTGAGTGTTTTGAATAAAATTGATTATCTTTCAAACTCATTTTTCAAAAATGCACTTTCAtaatatcaattttttatttatttttatttttttttcaaatttaaatactTATCCAAATACACTCTTATTATTAGTTGATTCATAGGTAAAGTTTAGGATTAAAATGTGTTAGTATTTTCTTAAATTGAAGAGTTGACATCCATTAGTctcaatatataattaataatagcAATATTTTTCTTGGTAATTAATGTCTTATTCATTGAATTGTGTTTAAATTTTCACTAATTATATCTATTacgaatattttaaaaaatagggaATTATTGAaagtaattataaaatataaccaaATGCATCAAACtcactatttaattttttttgggtTATATTTTCATAAACATTCATACAGATTTGGGATTTTATCTTATCATTGCATATTTAATTATTGGTGACTCCAAGAaagcttctttttcttttttcttttttttttttcctgtttttcctgtttttccttttcctttctctttttctttttcgtttctcttttttttcttccactTTTCAGAATAGAAGAAAGGAAACAAACATTTCCTCCTACTTTATATGTGTTTggataaaatataattatcatgtaaaattcaaaaggaaaaaaaaaaaaagctaataattttcttctttttatttttgctttttttttttttctaattgtcATTGCAAGGATATAATCAATCATCTATCGTGATGAGAGTGTTATAGATGTGTGAATTGAAATAACTACCGACTCTTCCATGCCTATagtattttgttaaaaaaacagGGAATGAAGATTGATTTTTGGACAATATCTCAATTTTTGATCATCACATAAATTAACATCACTCATTAAGAAAAAAGTTACAAAACCAGaaaacaaaaagagagagagagagagagagggagaagaAAAATGTAGAGTGCAGGTTATGAAGTCTCTTTGAAATTTTTCTCAGTTGAGAGCATACCTGCAAAACATTGAGAAAAAAGATAAACAGATATGTTAATGACACAAAATGGTTATTTTAAATCATTTAAGTTCCAAAGTAACTTTTTATaatgaaaaaaatgtaaatgattttaaaactataactaaataacttcattttttttctttgttttttttctttttgagtttGAACATATAATAAGTTTTTCGTAGTTGAGGTTCAAATCTTCATGGGTATCAAAAAAATAGATAATGGCTATGAAAGATGACACACCCAAAACTTGATGATGAAGGAGGATTTTGGCTTGGCTAGTTTTGTTAGTAGGAGTCTCTCGGAGCACTGCATCTAAAGCACTCCATCCTGCTTGCAAAGTTATGTTCATTGCAACCCGACCTGAATTTTCACACAAGCATATTTACATGAGAATCTAGAGATACACAAACTTTAATATGATAAAAATG
This region of Cucumis melo cultivar AY chromosome 7, USDA_Cmelo_AY_1.0, whole genome shotgun sequence genomic DNA includes:
- the LOC103494716 gene encoding protein UNUSUAL FLORAL ORGANS-like, which translates into the protein MWSSLPFDLLANIFSFLSPDSLARARSACKHWHECIDTCPLNTEPIPSQCHPSWFIALPLRAHKLCFAHNPILDNWHKLSLEFLPDLVKPIATVGSLLFLRSISSVVLQLILCNPFTTQFRYLPWPNIIRTNPAVGVVIQNTSQDSQIPDFKVYVAGGMSMAPQGGTTYESKLEMYDSRNDSWQIVGSLPVEFAVRLTVWTHNESVYSNGTLYWITSARAFSVMGFDVDSNNCRELQVPMADRLEFAALTSRNGRLTIVGGVCGEDACVWECRDGDMWVLVEKVPNELGRKLVGGSNGSWINTKCAWNNEVMCLYKELGNGMVVRRERKEKNKWEWVWIDGCSSIRGKRVHNLPIKGLLLQPSLAPFASKSNYTL
- the LOC103494713 gene encoding uncharacterized protein LOC103494713, with the translated sequence MTFQLLSSQSCISAYVNTRRIQLQWRLNPVQALPPSTLLHTDESEHFPESKKTSGFSSVLKTNKDSTGILLSQSNTVGILGGSSVNSTVNFLGKLVKWSTKDGESQSGLPFVLCSDPTLSNELQVFDKSSHPVLNYKSEDLGLDSELVVESLKRKRTFLENSGARCIVMPCHISHLWYEDVSKGCPVTFLHMADCVARELKEAKLKPLEAGSPLRIGVLATNAILSAGYYQEKLQNEGFEVVLPDKATMEHTVIPAIEALNRKDIEGARNLLRIALQVLLVRAVNSVILASDDIKDILPLDDPLLKRCIDPMDALARSTINWAQCAE